The Periplaneta americana isolate PAMFEO1 chromosome 16, P.americana_PAMFEO1_priV1, whole genome shotgun sequence genome segment atttctttccacatatatcacaactgaatggctttTCCCCAGTGTGTAAGAGTCCATGTTTCTTTAAACTAAAATATTGGGTAAATTTCTGttcacatatatcacaactaaatgccttctcccctgtgtgtacgaGTGCATGCTTTTTCAGATTACCAGATTCTGAAAATGTCTTTCCACATACGTCGCAACTGAATGCCTTCTGCCGTGTGTGTACGACTGAATGCCTTTTCAGTGTACCAGAgagcgaaaatttctttccacatacatcacaactgaatgccttcaCTCCAGTGTGTACGAGTGTATGCTTTTTGAGAGTACTAGATTCCGAAAagttctttccacatatatcacaactgaatgccttctcccctgtgtgtacgGGTGCATGCTTTTTTAGCGTACTAGAatccgaaaatttctttccacatatatgacAACCGAATGGCTTCTCACCTGTGTGTACGAGTTGATGCTTTTTTAGACCACCAGATTGCGAAAAATCCTTTCCACAAATCTCACAAATGAATGTCTTCTCTCCTGTGTGCAGGAGTAAATGCTGTCTTAGATTACTAGAatcagaaaatttctttccacatgtaTCACAACTGAATAACTTCTCGCCTGTGTGTACCCGTAAGTGTCTTTTGAGACGATTCAAGTACAAACAAtcctttccacaaacatcgcaaaTAAACCGTTTCTTGTGCTTGTATAGAACAGCATGGCTTTTGAAGCTTGTCGAATCGTAAAACCACTCTTCACAATCATCACATTTAAATGTCTTCTCATCTGTACCCAGGCACGTATCTTCTGTAATAATGTCACAGGAAAGTGGAAGTCCAGTGCTGTGAAGAGAATGTGCTCTTAGTTAGAATAAGAAGAATAAAGCAGAATAAATTATCAACAAGAAAACGACATCCAAGACAAATATATTGCACGTAGTAATTAGTAAGCACATGTCGAAAAATAATTGGAAGTATACAATTTCACTCAAATTTAGGTATTCATGGAttctaaaaatgtcaaaattccgataaataatatttttgcctCATCTAACTCATTTCTTCtggtttaaaaatttttatatgctGTAACTTGCACACACTACTTCAATAATTTCATAGTTATTTGggtatttataatataagcgcactatactttgtatatactgaggatcacgtaagaataATTTCTagaagactaatttggccgtctcttcagtgtagCCAACTAATACTAAATATCAACAAGAGagtataaaatcacacaatgccatgtactataataatagtagtaataataataataataataataataataataataataataataataataataataataacgacgtCTTGCTTATTTACGTCTCATTTTTATGTTGGGgaagtgttttctaaaaggttcaagaatttgtgaaagagtatatttttcttctcgcacattatgttagtagattagtgtatgatctaataataaaatgtattttgtctgacaacatgaaattcattgctcaGATTAAACAATTTACGAatcacgaaacctaacctaaaaatgtattttgtttgataacGTGAAATGATTAGCATGACTtacgaaaacgaatgccacttgaAATGTGCGCTGattataataaaagtctaaaataattaaaatgtgaaatggtatttccaTCGATCACTCaggggcatgtatcacacgaaatatatatttatttacacttagcctacctgactctaatcttgaaattgtaaccaaaacacaaagcaacacatacaataactattatttattaatattaatactgatattaattattagtatgttcaaatttcactaggtTCCAGTAAtgagctcagaaatctagaacaatttgtattttcagaatttaaactactgacaacttgtgtcactggagacaacataacagttataaaatcactaccagttgtagtatttctcagtaccgaagtTTGATACgaaattggcaaaagaaaatttaacttgcaaactagaaaatcaccataatcactagcttatgtagtaatggagagaaaatggttaggtttcactcttaatgtattaagtaagctgacccggactacctttttttttttctcttgtacggaagggagacctggggcctgtttctcaaaactctcggactagtaatactagtctgtactaGTATTAATAGTTcgttttacaagtctgtgtttctagaaactacaagagtaaagtagtagttaccagttcacagactagtaatattggtcgatttcaccagttcctaagagattctgtttctcaaaatgctaatctagttgattatactagtattcaacaggaatattcctacaagactctaaagactggtgatttctatattatcagttaccagtggcaatctttctcagataatcaaaacaaaatattgtagttattttttttaatatatgtggtttagtgattccggttgaagtagtaaagaagtagttgtgagaagagctaaaactatatcgagaaggaaccattattattcctttacaggAGCATTGCTTAAATATAATGAACTGTGTAAATAAAGTGCtaaaaagcttggagagttgttaaatcgatggctcagaacgaaaCTATTACAcctcaaaaatagagatttttcagtagagccatttaaagttttTCATTGTATATGGCAAAGCAGAGAATCATGGCACAAcaatgtgcatttatgtcccactaggaaatttttagagttttaaCACTTTCACATAGCACAGTTCTCAATTCAAGTGTTCGAAtgataataactcaaaaagtgaattttttgagttgtaacagtctcgttctgagccatcgaaaaatagtgggacctgccataacaagacaa includes the following:
- the LOC138691714 gene encoding zinc finger protein 235-like, yielding MDVIKMECEIDPLAIERSNNTDIEEQKPQEANVSNLQVTGIKTECTDHSSDVKTEMPFDETHVPIEFINVKSEVEDEACEIIKGEEDFKLEVTTEEHEVFTEGTGLPLSCDIITEDTCLGTDEKTFKCDDCEEWFYDSTSFKSHAVLYKHKKRFICDVCGKDCLYLNRLKRHLRVHTGEKLFSCDTCGKKFSDSSNLRQHLLLHTGEKTFICEICGKDFSQSGGLKKHQLVHTGEKPFGCHICGKKFSDSSTLKKHAPVHTGEKAFSCDICGKNFSESSTLKKHTLVHTGVKAFSCDVCGKKFSLSGTLKRHSVVHTRQKAFSCDVCGKTFSESGNLKKHALVHTGEKAFSCDICEQKFTQYFSLKKHGLLHTGEKPFSCDICGKKFTQSVNLKKHGLVHTGVKAFSCDICGKKFSESGGLKKHVLLHTGEKAFSCDVCGKKFSQSSTLKKHTLVHTGEKAFSCDICGKKFSLSGTLKRHERVHTGEEDIQL